One stretch of Castor canadensis chromosome 14, mCasCan1.hap1v2, whole genome shotgun sequence DNA includes these proteins:
- the Mbd3 gene encoding methyl-CpG-binding domain protein 3 isoform X2, whose protein sequence is MERKSPSGKKFRSKPQLARYLGGSMDLSTFDFRTGKMLMSKMNKSRQRVRYDSSNQVKGKPDLNTALPVRQTASIFKQPVTKITNHPSNKVKSDPQKAVDQPRQLFWEKKLSGLSAFDIAEELVRTMDLPKGLQGVGPGCTDETLLSAIASALHTSTMPITGQLSAAVEKNPGVWLNTTQPLCKAFMVTDEDIRKQEELVQQVRKRLEEALMADMLAHVEELARDGEAPLDKACVDEDDDEEDDDEEEEPEPDQELERI, encoded by the exons CCCCAGCGGGAAGAAGTTCCGCAGCAAGCCACAGCTGGCACGCTACTTGGGGGGCTCCATGGACCTGAGCACCTTTGACTTCCGCACCGGCAAGATGCTGATGAGCAAGATGAACAAGAGCCGCCAGCGCGTGCGCTACGACTCCTCCAACCAGGTCAAG GGCAAGCCTGACTTGAACACAGCGCTGCCTGTACGGCAGACGGCGTCCATCTTTAAGCAGCCAGTGACGAAGATCACCAACCACCCCAGCAACAAGGTGAAGAGCGACCCGCAGAAGGCGGTCGACCAACCGCGGCAG CTGTTTTGGGAGAAGAAGCTAAGTGGCCTGAGTGCCTTCGACATTGCAGAGGAACTAGTCAGGACCATGGACCTGCCCAAGGGCCTGCAAG GGGTGGGCCCAGGCTGCACTGATGAGACGCTGCTGTCAGCCATTGCCAGCGCCCTGCACACCAGCACCATGCCCATTACAGGGCAGCTGTCAGCCGCAGTGGAGAAGAACCCTGGTGTGTGGCTGAACACCACACAGCCCCTGTGCAAAGCCTTCATGGTGACCGACGAGGACATCAG GAAGCAGGAGGAGCTGGTACAGCAGGTGCGGAAGCGGCTGGAGGAGGCACTGATGGCTGACATGTTGGCCCATGTGGAGGAGCTGGCCCGTGATGGCGAGGCACCACTGGACAAAGCCTGTGTGGATGAAGATGATGACGAGGAAGACGACGATGAGGAGGAGGAGCCTGAGCCAGACCAGGAGCTGGAGCGCATCTAG